In the genome of Salana multivorans, the window GCGCTGGGTCGCCCTGAGGTACTTCAACGTCGCGGGCACCGGGTGGCCGGAGCTGAGCGACACCGCCGTCATGAACCTCATCCCCATGGTCCTCGAGCGCCTGGTGGCGGGCGAGGCACCCCGCATCTTCGGCGACGACTACGAGACGCCGGACGGCACGTGCATCCGCGACTACGTCCACGTCGCCGACCTCGCCGCCGCGCACGTGGCCGCGCTCGAAGCGCTCAGGGACGGCCTGCCGAGCACCGTGTTCAACGTCGGCACCGGAGCCGGTTCCTCCGTCACGGAGGTGATCGACGCGGTCGAGCAGGTCTCCGGCATCGACATCGCGCCGCTCGTCGAACCGCGCCGTCCCGGTGATCCGCCCAGCCTCGTCGCCAACGCCGACCTGATCGAGTCACGACTCGGGTTCCGTGCCCGCAGGGGGCTGGGCGAGATCGTCGAGTCGGCCTGGCGGGCCTGGGCGCGACCCGAGGCCGACGCATCGTGAGCACGTCCGCATCTCCCGAGTCCGGCCGCGGTACCCGCAACGACGACACCTGGCTCATCGTCCCGCTGTTCAACGAGTCGACCGTCGTCGGTGACGTCATCCGCGGGGCCCGCGAGACGTTCAGCAAGATCGTCTGCGTCGACGACGGCTCGAGCGACGACTCCGCCGCCGTCGCCCGCGCGGCCGGGGCCGTCGTCGTCAACCATCCGGTGAACCTCGGCCAGGGGGCTGCGCTCCAGACGGGGCTCACCTATGCGCTGGGCGATCCCGCGGCGTCGTACTTCGTCACCTTCGACTCCGACGGCCAGCACCGCACCGAGGACGCGGCGCGGATGGTGCAGCGACTGCGGACCGAGGACCTCGACGTCGTCCTCGGCTCCCGGTTCCTCGACACGCCGATCGAGGCCGGCCTGCTCAAGCGCCTCGTCCTCAAGGCAGCGGTGCTGTTCGAGCGGATCACCACAGGGCTCCGGGTCACCGACACCCACAACGGCCTGCGCGCGTTCAGCCGCCAGGGCGCCAGCGCGATCCGGATCCAGCAGAACCGGATGGCGCACGGCTCGGAGATCCTCCAGGAGATCTCGCGCAAAGGTCTGCGGTACAGCGAGGAGCCGGTCCACATCATCTACACGGACTACTCCCGCGCCAAGGGCCAGTCGCTCTGGAACTCCGTCAACATCCTCAACGAACTGTTCCTGGATCGGTGACCGACATGGGCGACCAGTTCATCGCCAAGGCCATCCTCGTCGTCGTGCTCGTCGGCCTCATGGCCGTCCTCGTCGTCCCACGACGCGGTGCCCGGCCTCTCGCCATCCGACGGCTCACCTACGTCGCGCTGCTGGCAGCGGCCGTGGCCGCCGTCGTCTATCCCGCGTGGCTCACGTGGGTCGCCGAGACCGTTGGGGTCGGGCGGGGCGCCGACCTGCTCCTGTACGGCCTCATCCTCGTGTTCATCAGTCACTCGATCGCGTCCAAGTCCCGTCACGCAGCCGACGACCGGCGCTTCACGGAGCTGGCCCGCGCGGTCGCGATCGAACGCGCCGAGCCGGCCGAACAGGCCGGCGAACGCCTCGTCAACAGTGCCGCCGGCGAGTCGGAGGGCTAGACCGTGGCGTTCAAGGAGTACGAGGATCCGGCCGTCCTGCGCCAGGTCCAGCTTGCCTCGACCAGGATCCTCGGTGAGCTCGACCGGGTGTGCCGGCTCCTGGACATCCCCTACGCCATCTACGCCGGCACGGCGATCGGCGCCGTGCGCCACGGCGGGTTCATCCCGTGGGACGACGACGTGGACGTGTGTCTTCCCCGGGCATCCTACGAGCGCTTCCTCACGGAGGCACCGGCCGTGCTCGGGGAGGAGTTCACGATCGAGAACTCACGCACGCACGCCGACTTCCCGAACATGTTCACCAAGCTCGGTCTGCGAGGGACGCTCTTCATCCCCGAGTTCATCAAGGACGCGAGCTACCGGATGCCACTCAGCATCGATCTCATGCCGTTCGACAACGTCCCGGACGACCCGAGGGCGTACCAGCGTCAGCGACTGCGCACGTGGGTGTGGGGCCGCCTCGTCTACCTCCGCGCGAGCGGCACCCCCTACCTCGAGCTGGCGGGATGGAAGCGCTCCGTCGTCCTCGCGGCGAGCTGGACGGCCCACACGGTGATGCGGGTGCTGAGGATCTCACCCCGCTGGCTGCAGCGCCGGTGGGAGAGCGCCGCGCGCCAGTACGAGCACGCGACGACGCACTTCATGGCGGACTACTCCGACATGAACCCCATGGCCTGGGCCGTGTCGTACGACGAGCTCTTCCCGACGGTCGAGGTCGCCTTCGAGGGCATCGCCGTGCGTCTCCCGCACGCCTACGACACGATCCTGCGACGCGGCTACGGCGAGTACATGGAGATCCCGCCGGTGGACAAGCGCAAGAACCACCAGCCCTACCTCATCGACTTCGGGCCGGCCTGAGCCCGGTTCCAGCACGTGCCCAAGGGATCCGGCTCGCAGCTCAAGCGCGACTACATCTGGAACACGGCGAGCAGCGTCATGGGAGCGCTCTCACTCGTCCTTCTGCAGTTCGCCGTCACTCGCGTCCTGGGACTCGCCCTCGGCGGGATCTTCGCGTTCGCGCTCAGCCTCGGCCAGCAGTTCCAGATGATCGGCGCGTTCGAGGTCCGTCCCTACCAGGCGACCGACGTCACCGGGCGCTTCTCCTTCGGCAGCTACTACGCGCTGCGGATCCTCACCACGACGCTCATGCTCGTGAGCATCATCGGCTACGCCATCGTCGCCGGAGGCCCCACCAGCACGGCCGTCGTCATCGTCCTCGTGGGCGTGCTGCGCGCCTTCGACGCATTCGAGGACGTGTTCTACGGCGAGTTCCAGCGTCTCGGCCGGCTCGACATCGCCGGCCGCGCCCTCTTCCTCCGAACGCTCGTCACCACGGTGACCTTCGTCGTGTCCCTCGTCGCCAGTCGCGACCTCGTCATCACATGCGCGGTGACCATCGTGGTGTCGGCGGCCGCACTGTACGTCTTCGTCGTCCCCCCGGCCCGGGCCATGTTTCCCCTGCGGCCGGTGTTCCGGACCTCGACGGTGCGCACGCTCGCGCTCGCGTGCCTGCCGCTGTTCGTCGCCTCCTTCCTGGCGCTCTACCTCTCCAACGCTCCACGGTTCGGGATCGAGCGCTTCCTCTCCCAGGAGGACCAGGGCATCTACGCGATCCTGTTCGTGCCTGCACTGGCCATCAACGTGCTCAGCCTCTTCATCTTCCGACCGCTGCTCACCCGGATGGCGACCTTCTGGGAGAGCGGAGATCGGCCGGGCTTCCTCCGGGTCATCCGTGGTGGGATCGCCGGGGCGTTCGGAGCGTTCGT includes:
- the galE gene encoding UDP-glucose 4-epimerase GalE, with translation MSVLVVGGAGYIGSHVVRLLSEAGTDVVVVDDLSTSSRERVAGVPLVELDVAAFDATARLGQVIRDHDVDAVIHFAAKKQVGESVARPLYYYQQNVGGLVNLLAAMEQEGVSSIIFSSSAAVYGESLDPVVDESAPTNPINPYGATKLVGEWLLSDCERAWGLRWVALRYFNVAGTGWPELSDTAVMNLIPMVLERLVAGEAPRIFGDDYETPDGTCIRDYVHVADLAAAHVAALEALRDGLPSTVFNVGTGAGSSVTEVIDAVEQVSGIDIAPLVEPRRPGDPPSLVANADLIESRLGFRARRGLGEIVESAWRAWARPEADAS
- a CDS encoding glycosyltransferase family 2 protein; translation: MSTSASPESGRGTRNDDTWLIVPLFNESTVVGDVIRGARETFSKIVCVDDGSSDDSAAVARAAGAVVVNHPVNLGQGAALQTGLTYALGDPAASYFVTFDSDGQHRTEDAARMVQRLRTEDLDVVLGSRFLDTPIEAGLLKRLVLKAAVLFERITTGLRVTDTHNGLRAFSRQGASAIRIQQNRMAHGSEILQEISRKGLRYSEEPVHIIYTDYSRAKGQSLWNSVNILNELFLDR
- a CDS encoding DUF2304 domain-containing protein encodes the protein MGDQFIAKAILVVVLVGLMAVLVVPRRGARPLAIRRLTYVALLAAAVAAVVYPAWLTWVAETVGVGRGADLLLYGLILVFISHSIASKSRHAADDRRFTELARAVAIERAEPAEQAGERLVNSAAGESEG
- a CDS encoding LicD family protein gives rise to the protein MAFKEYEDPAVLRQVQLASTRILGELDRVCRLLDIPYAIYAGTAIGAVRHGGFIPWDDDVDVCLPRASYERFLTEAPAVLGEEFTIENSRTHADFPNMFTKLGLRGTLFIPEFIKDASYRMPLSIDLMPFDNVPDDPRAYQRQRLRTWVWGRLVYLRASGTPYLELAGWKRSVVLAASWTAHTVMRVLRISPRWLQRRWESAARQYEHATTHFMADYSDMNPMAWAVSYDELFPTVEVAFEGIAVRLPHAYDTILRRGYGEYMEIPPVDKRKNHQPYLIDFGPA
- a CDS encoding lipopolysaccharide biosynthesis protein, with the protein product MPKGSGSQLKRDYIWNTASSVMGALSLVLLQFAVTRVLGLALGGIFAFALSLGQQFQMIGAFEVRPYQATDVTGRFSFGSYYALRILTTTLMLVSIIGYAIVAGGPTSTAVVIVLVGVLRAFDAFEDVFYGEFQRLGRLDIAGRALFLRTLVTTVTFVVSLVASRDLVITCAVTIVVSAAALYVFVVPPARAMFPLRPVFRTSTVRTLALACLPLFVASFLALYLSNAPRFGIERFLSQEDQGIYAILFVPALAINVLSLFIFRPLLTRMATFWESGDRPGFLRVIRGGIAGAFGAFVVTLVAAWAIGIPLLGALAAADLGPYRPELLVLVGGGALNALGVILYYALVTLRLRRAVLGGYVLASVVVTALGWLLVPHLGIMGAGLTYVGAMLTLALCFGILLALAVRRDVAGSTPA